A single window of Fibrobacter sp. DNA harbors:
- a CDS encoding lytic transglycosylase domain-containing protein yields MKNSLGLSTPVAGFVFGLTFVVLFSFVFYWGLQRSELESLSKKERALRAEIEQLDVIGNWTLEYVRIDRAVDFLSEKKLSEDARRRLTEQLWQISHAYSIDPLMVLAVVAQESHGNPNARGRMQSGAFSGALGLMQIKLETAQKMAWRFGLRVNSEEDLFKPEVNVTVGTAYLIRLIGKYGNWKEALVAYNLGHSAVDKLLERGRPLPMRYYERVISKYKMLVNQSFL; encoded by the coding sequence GTGAAGAATAGTCTTGGACTTTCGACGCCTGTGGCGGGGTTTGTCTTTGGACTTACCTTCGTTGTCCTTTTTTCTTTTGTTTTTTATTGGGGGCTCCAGCGCAGCGAACTGGAAAGCCTTTCCAAAAAAGAGCGGGCCCTGAGGGCCGAAATTGAACAGCTGGACGTAATCGGCAACTGGACTCTGGAATACGTGAGGATAGACCGGGCCGTAGATTTTTTGTCGGAAAAGAAACTTTCGGAAGATGCCCGCCGCCGCCTCACGGAGCAGCTTTGGCAGATATCCCATGCCTATTCCATTGACCCCCTGATGGTGCTTGCGGTGGTGGCCCAGGAAAGCCACGGCAACCCCAACGCCCGGGGCCGCATGCAGTCTGGAGCCTTTTCGGGAGCTCTCGGGCTCATGCAGATAAAGCTTGAAACGGCCCAGAAGATGGCGTGGCGGTTTGGGCTCCGGGTGAATTCCGAAGAGGACCTGTTCAAGCCCGAGGTGAACGTGACGGTGGGAACGGCCTACCTGATTCGCCTTATCGGAAAGTACGGCAACTGGAAAGAAGCCCTGGTGGCCTACAACCTGGGGCATTCCGCCGTGGACAAGCTGCTGGAGCGGGGGAGGCCCTTGCCCATGCGTTACTATGAGCGTGTCATTTCCAAGTATAAAATGCTTGTAAATCAATCTTTTTTATAA
- a CDS encoding integration host factor subunit beta, which yields MPNVTKQSLILDIAKSTGLARNDIKVVVEQFLDLVGEKLIDGNTIEIRGFGTFACKPRKARPARNPRTGETVLIEERLVPTFKFSNDIKDKINTLENIAAEAESLPEVASETAQDSEG from the coding sequence GTGCCTAACGTAACAAAACAATCTCTTATTCTTGATATAGCCAAGTCCACAGGACTAGCCCGCAACGACATCAAGGTCGTGGTGGAACAGTTCCTGGACCTGGTGGGTGAAAAACTCATCGATGGCAATACCATCGAAATCCGTGGCTTCGGGACCTTCGCCTGCAAACCCCGCAAGGCTCGTCCGGCCCGCAACCCCCGCACCGGCGAGACCGTCCTCATCGAGGAGCGCCTGGTGCCCACCTTCAAGTTCAGTAACGACATCAAGGACAAGATCAACACGTTGGAAAACATTGCCGCCGAAGCCGAAAGCCTCCCCGAGGTCGCATCGGAAACGGCACAGGACTCCGAAGGCTGA
- a CDS encoding ABC transporter substrate-binding protein, whose product MFKKLMILVVGLSLVAFAAEDPVAAIKKKDGELQALLKKSNHTAKEKERVKDLLSDSFDFEMLAKKSLSAKDWDAQDAASQEKFVSEFKRMVRNSSAKRLELYRADSTIYEPAKMKKDNEARVVAHLWNKGKEAVLEYKMTQLNGKWMAWDLVIDDLSTARNYKDQFSQILKTKSFAELIDIISKKADEAE is encoded by the coding sequence ATGTTTAAGAAGTTGATGATTTTGGTTGTTGGCCTTTCTCTGGTGGCCTTTGCCGCCGAAGACCCTGTTGCCGCCATCAAGAAAAAGGACGGTGAACTGCAGGCCTTGCTGAAAAAATCCAACCATACCGCCAAGGAAAAGGAGCGCGTCAAGGACTTGCTGAGCGATAGTTTCGACTTCGAGATGCTTGCCAAGAAGAGCCTTTCGGCCAAGGACTGGGACGCCCAGGACGCCGCCTCCCAAGAAAAGTTTGTGTCCGAATTCAAGCGCATGGTCCGCAACTCCAGCGCAAAACGCCTGGAACTCTACCGTGCGGATTCTACGATTTACGAACCCGCCAAGATGAAAAAGGATAACGAGGCTCGCGTGGTGGCCCACCTGTGGAACAAGGGCAAGGAAGCCGTTCTGGAATACAAGATGACCCAACTAAACGGCAAGTGGATGGCCTGGGACCTGGTCATTGACGACCTTTCTACCGCCCGTAACTACAAGGATCAGTTCAGCCAGATTCTCAAGACCAAGTCCTTTGCCGAACTGATTGACATTATCAGCAAGAAGGCCGACGAAGCGGAATAA
- a CDS encoding TolC family protein, whose amino-acid sequence MKKFLLLTMLAGIAVAGEVRYDCLRFVEAGLANDPQIAEARFGTESKKEKIQSLKAEAILPTLDVSMMVGPAPGLKESVDNWGDTVDVYDFSKMGPFWGVQAKFVQPLNLGQYRSGKRALEADVQQKSFAIENALLRKEVELQTYYYNYLLALEMKRLAADAQKRVDEAYEQMEEALDDDDPNVSQMDFLNLKAKMHTVKEGVTEAELGMKRVQLAIRFSLNLQDGDVFATEDTVLVPRKEKLPPLEEVRMLTLQSNPELKQLSAGLIAKRTQMDLAEAKLAPEFFVLGEVEYVKSWAGNRKVMQKDAFAEDAVNKLSGVIGIGLRYRLNFWKQWAGYREARVEYRGLKMKEAYAADGLMAKAEEQYYQVVAAQEKMEALKESLKASEAILKGAAMQYDLDKSKTGELVSAYTQNVTLQKDYLFAVCKYNVEVAELIARMGLSLKDYQARF is encoded by the coding sequence ATGAAAAAGTTTTTGCTCTTGACGATGCTTGCAGGCATTGCCGTAGCGGGAGAAGTCCGTTACGACTGTTTGCGCTTTGTCGAGGCTGGGCTTGCAAATGACCCGCAAATTGCAGAAGCCCGATTTGGAACCGAATCGAAAAAGGAAAAAATCCAGAGCCTGAAGGCCGAAGCCATTTTGCCCACCCTGGACGTTTCCATGATGGTGGGCCCCGCCCCCGGTCTTAAGGAATCTGTAGATAACTGGGGCGATACGGTTGACGTGTATGACTTTTCCAAGATGGGCCCTTTCTGGGGAGTGCAGGCCAAGTTCGTGCAGCCCCTGAACTTGGGGCAGTACCGCTCCGGCAAGCGGGCCCTGGAAGCGGATGTGCAGCAGAAGTCCTTTGCCATCGAAAACGCCCTCTTGCGAAAAGAAGTGGAACTGCAGACCTATTATTACAACTACCTGCTGGCCCTTGAAATGAAACGACTGGCCGCCGATGCCCAGAAGCGTGTAGATGAAGCCTACGAGCAGATGGAAGAAGCCCTGGACGACGACGATCCCAATGTGAGCCAGATGGACTTTTTGAACCTGAAGGCGAAAATGCATACGGTCAAGGAGGGCGTGACCGAGGCGGAGCTGGGCATGAAACGGGTGCAACTGGCTATTCGTTTTTCGCTGAACCTGCAGGATGGCGATGTTTTTGCCACAGAAGATACGGTGCTTGTCCCCCGCAAGGAAAAATTGCCGCCCTTAGAAGAGGTGCGGATGCTCACCTTGCAGAGCAATCCGGAACTGAAACAGCTTTCGGCGGGGCTAATCGCCAAGAGAACCCAGATGGATCTGGCAGAAGCGAAGCTCGCGCCGGAGTTCTTTGTGCTGGGTGAAGTGGAATACGTAAAAAGCTGGGCCGGAAACCGCAAGGTGATGCAGAAGGATGCCTTTGCCGAAGACGCCGTGAACAAGCTTTCGGGCGTTATCGGTATCGGGCTCAGGTACAGGCTGAATTTCTGGAAGCAGTGGGCGGGCTACCGCGAAGCCCGGGTAGAATACCGTGGCCTGAAAATGAAAGAAGCCTATGCGGCGGACGGCCTGATGGCCAAGGCCGAAGAACAGTATTACCAGGTGGTTGCCGCCCAGGAGAAGATGGAAGCCCTGAAAGAAAGCCTCAAGGCCTCCGAAGCCATTCTGAAGGGGGCCGCCATGCAGTACGACCTGGACAAGTCCAAGACGGGCGAACTGGTAAGCGCCTACACCCAGAACGTGACCTTGCAGAAAGATTACCTTTTTGCGGTGTGTAAGTACAATGTGGAAGTGGCGGAACTCATTGCCAGGATGGGGTTGAGTTTAAAAGACTATCAAGCCAGATTTTAA
- a CDS encoding rRNA pseudouridine synthase: MPALTVERLLASIGFGSRKESRALVRMGLVELNGNVVEDPFLELKERPEFITVNGEEIPTVEKLYVMLYKPVDVECSHNARDYPSVYSLLPDRFTAMGIQTVGRLDANSSGLILLSNQGDFIHKVESPKKGLLKKYRVTLARPFTEGQKSDLLKGVMLKDERRPVEAKEISVENGSVVISIGEGLYHQVRRMFAAVGNHVETLERVAIGPVLLDRSLGTGGWRFLTEDEIKALS, from the coding sequence ATGCCTGCTTTGACTGTGGAACGACTGCTTGCATCCATCGGCTTCGGTAGCCGCAAGGAATCCCGCGCCCTGGTCCGCATGGGTCTGGTGGAACTGAACGGGAACGTGGTGGAAGACCCTTTTCTGGAACTCAAGGAACGGCCCGAATTCATCACGGTAAACGGTGAAGAAATCCCAACGGTGGAAAAGCTCTACGTGATGCTGTACAAGCCCGTAGATGTGGAGTGCAGCCACAACGCTCGCGATTATCCGTCGGTCTATAGCCTGCTACCGGACCGCTTTACGGCCATGGGAATCCAGACCGTGGGCCGCCTGGACGCCAATTCATCGGGACTGATTTTGCTTTCGAACCAGGGGGACTTTATCCACAAGGTGGAAAGCCCCAAGAAAGGCCTGCTGAAAAAGTACCGCGTGACTCTGGCCCGGCCCTTTACCGAAGGCCAGAAAAGCGACCTGCTGAAGGGTGTGATGCTTAAGGACGAACGCCGCCCGGTGGAAGCCAAGGAGATTTCCGTAGAGAACGGCTCCGTGGTCATTTCTATCGGCGAGGGCCTGTACCATCAGGTGCGCCGCATGTTCGCCGCCGTCGGCAATCACGTGGAGACCCTGGAGCGGGTCGCCATTGGACCGGTGCTGCTGGACAGGTCTCTGGGCACGGGCGGTTGGCGGTTCTTGACAGAAGACGAAATAAAGGCCCTCTCCTGA
- a CDS encoding DUF1926 domain-containing protein, producing the protein MKPVVSFLLQLSPQTAYGNLESVARNLSDGLEILLNYRKVKCSIFMDGPTMEMLKKTAKPLSIGKIKAGVDEGLVEFLGGGFYDPMLPLFPKDLQVRQLKKHRSKLKSFLGLEPQGYFNSSLVWEMGMISVLEECAFDYALVSEAAVREALGRNSPVSGWFTVEDQGSLMRVVPVSDELSKAIGEDDLRWREIAESYNHEEKPVVVLLDLPPQAEEIVGFFERLVDFVETNEVQTWPVSYIVNQLQPEGALSNLVSAGRKLGLPFAANTCREMLVQRPEINTLQKDLLNLFHRGKGNLQGKDLEKFYEELLPAMSPIFYRNLQDDEGMRSLKVRQWGFRYLQKAAHDLDSRMNFSGLRIDVSDFMLQGMKQIWVENPEISCLVDYYQGGILRLLNHKTPAVNLVNAWHDDGGPALFLAECLLPNEDLTTEQIGVLLAGRDRLFLEHYDYQVKRESGSAQVQLSGEQGYRVGEKQGVFLVKKELHFDNGSPRIGVAYEVANTTYQENPCYFGTLMELGLLESGEGPCIVADGSKVKWDRREPFIYPDAKKFKVFDSSLDAAIELEFETPTPVFIGPIFSASSAAAPQMFQGIRVYPFWKSSLAASEKFECKMNMTLSKR; encoded by the coding sequence ATGAAACCCGTCGTTTCTTTTTTGCTTCAGCTTTCGCCCCAGACGGCCTATGGTAATCTGGAGTCCGTGGCTCGCAACCTGTCGGACGGTCTCGAGATTTTGCTGAACTACCGGAAGGTGAAGTGCTCCATCTTTATGGACGGTCCGACCATGGAAATGCTGAAGAAGACGGCGAAGCCCCTTTCCATCGGTAAAATCAAGGCCGGGGTTGACGAGGGTCTTGTTGAATTTTTGGGCGGTGGTTTTTACGACCCGATGCTTCCGCTGTTCCCGAAGGACTTGCAGGTCCGCCAGTTGAAAAAGCACCGGTCCAAGCTGAAATCCTTCTTGGGTCTGGAACCCCAGGGTTATTTCAATTCGTCCCTAGTCTGGGAAATGGGCATGATTTCTGTGCTGGAGGAGTGTGCCTTTGACTATGCGCTGGTGAGCGAGGCCGCCGTTCGGGAGGCCCTGGGCCGCAATTCTCCGGTTTCGGGGTGGTTCACTGTCGAAGACCAGGGCTCGCTGATGCGGGTGGTTCCTGTTTCTGATGAACTGTCCAAGGCTATCGGCGAAGACGACCTTCGCTGGCGGGAAATTGCGGAATCCTACAATCACGAAGAAAAGCCCGTGGTGGTGCTGCTGGACTTGCCCCCGCAGGCCGAAGAAATTGTGGGCTTTTTCGAGCGACTGGTAGATTTTGTAGAGACGAACGAGGTGCAGACCTGGCCCGTGAGCTATATCGTGAACCAGCTCCAGCCGGAAGGGGCTCTCAGCAATCTTGTTTCTGCGGGTCGCAAGCTGGGACTCCCCTTTGCGGCCAACACTTGCCGGGAGATGCTTGTCCAGCGGCCCGAAATCAATACCCTGCAAAAGGACCTGCTGAACCTGTTTCACAGGGGCAAGGGCAACCTGCAGGGCAAGGACCTGGAAAAGTTCTACGAGGAACTTCTGCCCGCCATGTCGCCGATTTTTTACCGGAACCTGCAAGACGATGAGGGCATGCGCAGCCTGAAGGTGCGCCAGTGGGGCTTCCGCTACCTGCAGAAGGCCGCCCACGACCTGGATTCCCGAATGAATTTTTCGGGCCTGCGTATAGACGTGAGCGATTTTATGCTTCAGGGCATGAAACAGATCTGGGTGGAAAATCCGGAGATTTCTTGCCTGGTGGATTATTACCAGGGGGGAATCCTCAGGCTGCTCAACCACAAGACTCCTGCCGTGAATTTGGTGAATGCCTGGCACGATGACGGCGGCCCGGCTTTGTTCCTCGCGGAATGCCTGTTGCCCAATGAGGACTTGACCACAGAGCAGATAGGCGTGCTGTTGGCCGGGCGCGACCGCCTGTTCCTGGAACATTACGATTACCAGGTGAAACGGGAAAGCGGCAGTGCCCAGGTGCAGCTGAGCGGAGAGCAGGGCTACCGTGTCGGCGAGAAACAGGGCGTTTTCTTGGTCAAGAAGGAACTGCACTTTGACAACGGGTCTCCCCGTATAGGAGTGGCTTACGAGGTGGCCAACACCACCTATCAGGAAAATCCCTGCTATTTCGGGACCTTGATGGAACTTGGACTTTTGGAGTCGGGTGAGGGTCCATGCATTGTCGCGGACGGATCCAAGGTCAAGTGGGACCGCAGGGAGCCTTTCATTTATCCGGATGCAAAGAAGTTCAAGGTTTTCGATTCTAGCCTGGATGCCGCCATAGAACTGGAATTCGAGACGCCAACGCCGGTATTTATCGGGCCGATTTTCAGTGCGTCTTCGGCGGCGGCCCCCCAGATGTTCCAGGGAATTCGTGTTTATCCTTTCTGGAAATCGTCCCTGGCCGCCTCGGAAAAATTCGAGTGCAAGATGAACATGACGCTCTCCAAGAGGTGA